Proteins co-encoded in one bacterium genomic window:
- a CDS encoding transcriptional regulator has translation MPDFDETLSSAARMGIVAALITGEPVAFTDLKQRTGLADGNLHVQTRKLAG, from the coding sequence TTGCCGGACTTCGACGAAACGCTCAGCTCGGCCGCCCGGATGGGCATCGTCGCCGCGCTCATCACCGGCGAGCCGGTGGCCTTCACGGATCTCAAGCAGCGCACCGGCCTGGCAGACGGCAACTTGCATGTGCAGACCCGCAAGCTCGCCGGC